A part of Chroicocephalus ridibundus chromosome 5, bChrRid1.1, whole genome shotgun sequence genomic DNA contains:
- the SPCS3 gene encoding signal peptidase complex subunit 3: protein MNTVLSRANSLFAFCLSVMAALTFGCFITTAFKERSVPVSIAVSRVTLKNVEDFTGPRERSDLGFVTFDITADLQSIFDWNVKQLFLYLSAEYSTKNNALNQVVLWDKILLRGDNPRLFLKDMKSKYFFFDDGNGLKGNRNVTLTLSWNVVPNAGILPLVTGSGHVSVPFPDTYETTKSY from the exons ATGAACACGGTGCTGTCCCGGGCCAACTCCCTCTTCGCCTTCTGTTTGAGCGTGATGGCGGCCCTCACCTTCGGCTGCTTCATCACCACTGCCTTCAAGGAGCGGAGCGTGCCCGTCAGCATCGCCGTCTCCCGCGTCACGCT aAAAAATGTAGAAGACTTCACTGGACCTAGAGAAAGAAGTGATCTGGGATTCGTCACGTTTGACATTACTGCAGAT CTGCAGAGTATATTTGACTGGAATGTTAAACAATTGTTTCTATATTTGTCTGCAGAATATTCAACGAAAAACAAT GCTCTAAACCAGGTGGTGCTTTGGGACAAGATCCTGTTGAGAGGAGATAACCCCAGGCTGTTCTTAAAAGACATGAAATCAAAGTACTTCTTCTTTGATGATGGAAATGGTCTGAA GGGAAACAGGAATGTCACTTTGACTCTCTCCTGGAATGTTGTACCAAATGCTGGCATTCTACCTCTTGTAACAGGATCAGGACATGTGTCTGTACCTTTCCCAGATACCTATGAAACAACAAAAAGTTATTAA